From the Theileria equi strain WA chromosome 4 map unlocalized gcontig_1105316255041, whole genome shotgun sequence genome, one window contains:
- a CDS encoding signal peptide containing protein (encoded by transcript BEWA_048670A), with protein sequence MRILAVLLTVCLVGLCHCGGDDGKGALKGSVGGQQPTPQKLPQVNAQPAAKPNQKATKSAPQQAAKPVTPVTQSAGQGGVTLAHPDESKVSISEQYSSGVKTKRYTPKRGFNVTSVTHNGEELWKKDEDYKKFISAEVSSKGDSSVLLISTNTGIKHFKKDGSSWTSSNEKEYEEKLREMRYTD encoded by the coding sequence ATGAGAATTCTGGCGGTATTGTTGACGGTATGTTTGGTGGGACTCTGTCACTGCGGGGGTGATGATGGCAAAGGGGCATTAAAGGGATCAGTAGGTGGCCAACAACCTACCCCTCAGAAGCTACCACAGGTAAATGCGCAGCCAGCTGCCAAACCTAATCAGAAGGCTACTAAATCAGCTCCCCAGCAAGCTGCTAAACCAGTGACTCCAGTTACTCAGTCAGCTGGACAGGGTGGAGTTACCCTTGCTCATCCAGACGAGTCCAAGGTATCTATATCTGAGCAATATAGTAGCGGagtaaagacaaagagaTATACTCCCAAAAGAGGTTTTAATGTGACATCTGTTACGCACAACGGTGAGGAGTTATGGAAGAAAGATGAAGACTATAAAAAGTTTATATCCGCAGAAGTATCATCAAAGGGAGACTCTTCAgtacttttaatttctacAAATACTGGTATAAAACACTTTAAGAAGGATGGCAGTAGTTGGACTTCATCGAATGAGAAAGAATATGAAGAGAAACTAAGGGAAATGAGGTACACTGACTAA
- a CDS encoding hypothetical protein (encoded by transcript BEWA_048660A) has product METLQGLGVAVLVTRDNKNKQGTVYRYHDGKQWKDGKEEDHKKNLDALKTKAKNHHIAKQSPVQLTPKQAAQPVQEPPKPTADKPVEAPAPKEEPTESSKQSGDTTLDISKPDKDKSQSFDYTFAGNAIRLVVPNKGISVSKLVSGTEEVYTLSAGEMLEYIRVYLNKDKKPELASVTLQTSSGVLRRDYVKSENGWVFCTDTDAKMKNLKDTTEWKSNFEIDLSASKDTDECRVFEAELLGVTTKHFFPTPGYHAKKGVYARWNGYFDDYCLSCLIHKRGNIELLVMIVVERLTRRWKYFEKNADGWKDLTRDEFDRKIEEIKG; this is encoded by the exons ATGGAAACTCTTCAAGGTCTTGGAGTTGCAGTACTTGTTACCAGGGATAATAAGAACAAGCAGGGAACAGTttatagataccatgatggtaagCAGTGGAAAGATGGTAAGGAAGAGGACcacaagaagaatctggacGCTTTAAAGACAAAAGCAAAAAATCATCATATAGCTAAGCAGTCACCTGTTCAACTAACTCCCAAGCAAGCTGCTCAGCCTGTCCAGGAGCCACCAAAACCTACAGCTGATAAACCTGTAGAGGCACCTGCTCCTAAAGAAGAGCCTACTGAATCATCTAAACAGAGTGGTGATACTACtttagacatttcaaagcCGGATAAGGACAAGTCTCAGTCCTTCGACTATACTTTCGCTGGTAATGCGATAAGGCTAGTTGTTCCTAATAAAGGCATTTCTGTATCAAAGCTTGTAAGTGGTACTGAAGAGGTTTATACTCTTTCAGCTGGAGAAATGCTAGAGTATATCAGGGTATATCTCaacaaggataagaagCCTGAGCTTGCGTCAGTTACTCTCCAAACTTCCTCAGGTGTATTACGAAGAGATTATGTAAAGAGTGAAAACGGATGGGTATTTTGCACTGATACCGATGCtaagatgaagaatttaAAGGATACTACAGAATGGAAATCAAACTTTGAAATTGATCTCTCTGCTTCTAAGGATACTGATGAATGCAGGGTCTTTGAAGCTGAATTACTGGGAGTTACTACCAAGCATTTCTTTCCTACACCTGGCTATCATGCCAAGAAG GGAGTCTATGCAAGGTGGAATGGATACTTTGACGACTATTGCCTTTCTTGTCTCATTCACAAACGTGGGAACATAGAACTACTAGTAATGATTGTAGTGGAAAGATTAACAAGGAGATGgaagtattttgagaagaatgCTGATGGCTGGAAGGACCTCACACGAGACGAATTTGACAGGAAGATAGAGGAGATTAAGGGATAA